The following are from one region of the Terriglobia bacterium genome:
- a CDS encoding CoA-binding protein codes for MTIQEILEAYKTIAVVGLSSQTWRPSYSVSRYMQSVGYRIIPVNPNEREVLGEKAYASLDEVPDPIEIVDIFRRPEFVPDIVEAAIRRKARVIWMQQGIIHEAAAERARSAGLEVVMDRCILVEHRSNFA; via the coding sequence ATGACTATCCAGGAGATTCTGGAAGCGTATAAAACCATCGCCGTCGTGGGGTTGTCCTCGCAAACCTGGCGGCCGAGTTACTCGGTTTCGCGTTACATGCAGAGCGTGGGCTATCGCATTATTCCGGTGAATCCAAACGAGCGGGAAGTGCTTGGCGAGAAGGCATACGCTTCACTCGACGAGGTGCCGGATCCCATCGAAATCGTCGATATTTTCCGGCGCCCCGAATTCGTCCCCGATATTGTCGAGGCGGCGATCCGCCGGAAAGCTCGCGTCATCTGGATGCAACAGGGAATCATCCATGAGGCCGCAGCCGAGCGCGCCCGGTCCGCAGGGCTCGAAGTGGTGATGGATCGCTGCATTCTGGTCGAACACCGCAGCAATTTCGCTTAG
- a CDS encoding pseudouridine synthase, with product MQERLQKILAHAGVASRRHAEAMITGGRVSVNGHIITELGSKADSAEDVIKVDGKKLRSAQRHVYVLLNKPKNVMSTSSDPQDRPTVVEYVKGKIKERVYPVGRLDFASEGLLILTNDGEFTKLMTKAGNIPKVYYVKVAHPPDERDLERLRRGTYIDKERLAPCAIEQLKSGDNPWFAVTLHQGRNQQIRRMFQSIGHPVEKLRRVRIGSLEDEKLKPGEWRFLTEHEVAEFQREFKK from the coding sequence ATGCAGGAACGTCTTCAGAAGATTCTGGCGCATGCCGGTGTAGCCTCGCGAAGGCATGCGGAAGCAATGATCACCGGTGGCCGTGTCAGCGTGAACGGCCACATCATAACAGAGCTTGGGTCTAAGGCGGATTCGGCCGAAGACGTCATCAAAGTTGACGGCAAGAAGCTTCGGTCGGCCCAGCGTCATGTCTACGTCCTTCTAAATAAGCCGAAAAACGTCATGTCGACCTCGAGCGATCCGCAGGACCGTCCGACGGTCGTGGAGTACGTGAAAGGCAAGATCAAAGAACGCGTCTACCCGGTCGGGCGCCTCGATTTTGCTTCTGAAGGCCTGTTGATTCTGACGAATGACGGTGAGTTCACGAAGCTCATGACCAAGGCCGGTAACATCCCGAAGGTCTATTACGTCAAAGTGGCGCATCCTCCAGATGAACGGGACCTGGAACGGTTGCGCCGCGGCACCTACATCGATAAGGAGCGGCTGGCGCCGTGCGCGATCGAACAGCTGAAGAGCGGCGACAATCCCTGGTTTGCAGTGACGCTGCACCAGGGCAGAAACCAGCAGATCCGCCGCATGTTTCAGTCGATCGGACACCCGGTCGAAAAGCTCCGCCGGGTCCGGATCGGCTCTCTCGAAGACGAAAAACTGAAGCCGGGCGAGTGGCGATTCCTGACCGAGCACGAGGTCGCGGAATTCCAGCGGGAGTTCAAAAAATGA
- a CDS encoding putative toxin-antitoxin system toxin component, PIN family, which yields MPSATLDTSTYISALQYGGEAFSLLEMGRDGEIDLAVSEEIIAETLGVLKRKFGWSDARLEGARATMEATARSVVPQQTLNVIIEDPPDNRILECAVEAGSEYIVSGDRDFLRRGSYEGIRMVKVADFLNIVTG from the coding sequence GTGCCCTCCGCGACCCTGGATACCTCCACGTACATTTCCGCTCTGCAATACGGCGGCGAGGCTTTCTCGCTCTTAGAAATGGGCCGCGATGGTGAGATTGATCTTGCTGTTTCTGAGGAAATCATCGCAGAAACACTTGGCGTGCTGAAGCGGAAGTTCGGCTGGTCGGATGCGCGGCTAGAAGGTGCACGGGCTACGATGGAGGCCACCGCTCGAAGTGTTGTGCCTCAGCAAACCCTGAACGTGATTATTGAGGACCCGCCTGACAATCGGATTTTGGAATGTGCAGTCGAAGCCGGTTCGGAATATATCGTTTCGGGCGATAGAGATTTCTTGAGGCGCGGAAGCTACGAGGGCATCCGTATGGTGAAGGTTGCGGATTTTCTGAATATTGTGACGGGGTGA
- the hisC gene encoding histidinol-phosphate transaminase produces the protein MSFEEAIPPHIQRIPGYKSENPAEQIERELGVKVVQLGMNENPFGPSPKAVEAARAYMDQVAPYPDDSGFFLRRKLAEHYKISMDELVISCGSSDILAMAFHAVLAPGAEVLTGEASFIVYYLLAEMLNMPIVRVPMKDYAFDLDAMAERITSRTALVVLANPNNPTGTIIRRKELDAFINRIPDRALIVLDEAYFEYVKEPDYPNSLEYVRAGRPVLILRTFSKVFGLAGLRIGYGISTRSVIDTLYKVRMAFNTSSVAQAAAIAAWDDHAHVEKSVSLNHQEREFLYNELSRRGVKYVPSFANFVLVDVGRPGREVTTALLKHGIIVRPAWGCPTCMRVSVGTREQNQKFLSALDKVL, from the coding sequence ATGAGTTTTGAGGAAGCGATTCCGCCGCACATCCAGCGCATACCCGGATACAAATCGGAGAATCCCGCGGAACAGATCGAACGTGAACTCGGCGTGAAAGTGGTTCAGCTCGGTATGAACGAGAACCCCTTCGGACCTTCGCCGAAGGCGGTTGAAGCCGCGCGAGCCTACATGGATCAGGTTGCGCCTTATCCCGACGATAGCGGATTCTTCCTCCGCCGGAAGCTCGCTGAACATTACAAGATTTCGATGGATGAACTGGTCATCAGCTGCGGCTCCAGCGATATTCTCGCAATGGCGTTTCACGCAGTTCTCGCTCCCGGAGCCGAAGTCTTAACCGGTGAAGCGTCATTCATCGTGTATTACCTGTTGGCCGAGATGCTGAACATGCCGATCGTACGCGTACCGATGAAAGACTACGCCTTCGATCTGGATGCCATGGCCGAACGCATCACGTCTCGAACCGCTCTGGTCGTCCTGGCAAATCCGAATAATCCCACCGGCACCATCATTCGCCGGAAGGAACTGGACGCCTTCATCAATCGAATACCGGACCGGGCGCTCATCGTTCTGGACGAAGCCTATTTCGAATACGTCAAGGAGCCGGACTACCCGAACTCGCTGGAATACGTTCGTGCCGGCAGGCCGGTATTGATCCTGCGAACGTTTTCCAAGGTGTTCGGGCTTGCGGGTCTGCGGATCGGCTACGGAATCAGCACCCGGAGCGTGATTGATACCTTGTACAAAGTCCGCATGGCTTTCAATACCAGCAGCGTCGCGCAGGCCGCGGCGATTGCGGCCTGGGACGACCACGCGCACGTCGAAAAAAGCGTCTCGTTGAATCACCAGGAAAGGGAGTTTCTCTACAACGAACTGTCCCGCCGCGGTGTGAAGTACGTGCCGTCATTTGCGAACTTCGTGCTGGTCGATGTCGGGCGGCCGGGAAGGGAAGTGACGACAGCTTTGCTCAAGCACGGAATCATTGTCCGTCCGGCATGGGGTTGTCCGACATGCATGCGCGTATCGGTAGGAACCCGCGAGCAGAATCAGAAATTCCTGAGCGCATTGGACAAGGTCCTATGA